In one window of Tenacibaculum mesophilum DNA:
- a CDS encoding anti-phage dCTP deaminase — protein MEALKIVDKKEPNKNTKNTTQKVDETLTEELFIAICSPIGSMKEIIIENIKDILKTNFNYDNKVIKLSKYIDKINITTTETTSTKNNTEIFNQYFNKIEKGNQIRKNNNNAFLAENAIQEIHLERLSEVKKKGIEEPKAEDFKSRRICYIIDSIKSKDELELFRKVYTENFYLISLFSSLDDRKNNLRNKGFKNSEIEEIIENDDKQNFNYGQNVRGTFVDGDFFMRVSEENSHVTNKKLRRFFDLIFESSIITPTVEEKSMYLAKSASGNSSCLSRQVGACIIDENNNTLSTGWNDVPKFGGNLYTSDYESLDNRCYKKGFCSNDSQKDKLVGNIIESLISDPEIKKLFEKKINGEENELNNSLIERVKNNLRNSKVKDLIEFSRSVHAEMHAIIQSSQTYGSQIINGKLFCTTYPCHNCARHIIAAGIKEVYYIEPYVKSLCLTLHNDAMTENEKIEGKVKILMFDGVAPRNYLTFFTNFAERKNKGKLIKRDLKKLKPKKTKSLQALSTLEQQAVHYLSERKNKTLQNEK, from the coding sequence ATGGAAGCTCTTAAAATTGTAGACAAAAAAGAACCTAACAAAAACACAAAAAACACAACTCAAAAAGTAGATGAAACCTTAACAGAAGAATTATTCATAGCTATATGTTCCCCAATAGGATCTATGAAAGAGATAATAATAGAAAATATTAAAGATATTTTAAAAACTAATTTCAATTATGATAATAAGGTAATAAAACTAAGTAAGTATATTGACAAAATAAATATTACCACAACCGAAACAACTTCTACAAAAAACAACACTGAAATCTTTAATCAGTATTTCAATAAAATCGAAAAAGGAAATCAGATAAGAAAAAATAATAATAATGCTTTCTTAGCTGAAAACGCAATACAAGAAATACATCTAGAAAGACTTTCTGAAGTTAAAAAAAAGGGAATAGAAGAACCAAAAGCAGAAGATTTCAAATCTAGAAGAATATGCTATATTATTGATTCTATAAAATCTAAAGATGAGTTAGAGTTGTTTAGGAAAGTTTATACAGAGAATTTTTATTTAATCAGTTTATTTTCATCTCTTGATGATAGAAAGAACAATTTACGAAACAAAGGGTTCAAAAATTCAGAAATTGAAGAAATAATTGAAAATGACGACAAACAAAATTTCAATTATGGTCAAAACGTGAGAGGAACTTTTGTAGATGGGGATTTTTTCATGAGGGTATCAGAAGAAAACTCTCATGTAACTAACAAAAAACTAAGACGTTTTTTTGATTTAATTTTTGAAAGTAGCATAATAACACCAACTGTAGAAGAAAAATCTATGTACCTTGCCAAATCAGCTTCTGGTAATTCTTCTTGTCTATCAAGACAGGTTGGAGCATGTATAATTGATGAAAACAACAATACTTTATCTACTGGTTGGAATGATGTACCTAAATTTGGAGGAAACCTATATACTTCTGATTATGAAAGTTTAGATAACAGATGTTATAAAAAAGGGTTCTGTAGTAATGATTCCCAAAAAGACAAGTTAGTAGGTAATATTATAGAGTCTCTTATTTCAGATCCTGAAATAAAAAAGCTATTTGAAAAAAAAATAAATGGAGAAGAAAATGAATTAAACAACTCTTTAATTGAAAGGGTAAAAAACAACTTACGCAATAGTAAAGTTAAAGATTTAATTGAATTTTCAAGAAGTGTCCATGCTGAAATGCATGCCATAATACAAAGTAGTCAAACTTATGGAAGTCAGATAATAAATGGAAAGTTATTTTGCACTACCTATCCTTGTCACAATTGCGCCAGACATATCATTGCTGCAGGAATAAAAGAGGTTTATTATATTGAACCTTACGTGAAAAGTTTATGTTTGACCTTACATAATGATGCAATGACTGAAAATGAAAAAATTGAAGGAAAAGTAAAAATCTTAATGTTTGATGGAGTTGCACCAAGGAACTATTTAACTTTTTTTACTAACTTCGCAGAAAGAAAAAATAAAGGAAAGTTAATAAAGAGGGATTTAAAAAAGTTAAAACCAAAAAAAACTAAATCTTTACAGGCCTTATCTACGCTTGAACAACAAGCTGTACATTATTTATCAGAAAGAAAAAACAAAACTCTCCAAAATGAAAAATAA
- a CDS encoding glutaminase: MNYKEILETVYQKIAPIENVGELATYIPELATIDSEKFGVHISTVANTNFGLGNFQEKFSIQSIAKVLSLCLAYKHLGESIWDRLGVEPSGNSFNSLIQLETDNGIPRNPFINAGAIVIADVLISSLVNPKEDLLNFIKSLSTNKDIDYSAKIAASEKSVGYRNVALCNFIKSYGNIYNDPEVVLDFYFDLCSLELTCEQLSELFFFLANNGQTRQGKQILTKSQSKRINALMQTCGFYDESGEFAFKVGLAGKSGVGGGIIAIHPNQYAIAVWSPKLNKKGNSYRGMRFLEEFTTLSEQSIF, translated from the coding sequence ATGAATTACAAAGAAATACTTGAAACTGTATATCAAAAAATAGCTCCTATTGAAAATGTAGGAGAGTTAGCTACCTATATTCCTGAATTGGCTACCATTGATTCCGAAAAATTTGGCGTACATATTTCAACTGTTGCTAATACTAATTTTGGATTAGGAAACTTTCAAGAAAAGTTTTCAATTCAAAGTATTGCTAAAGTATTATCACTTTGTTTGGCATATAAACATCTTGGTGAATCAATATGGGACAGATTAGGTGTAGAGCCTTCGGGTAATAGTTTTAATTCATTAATACAACTGGAAACCGATAATGGTATTCCTAGAAATCCGTTTATCAACGCAGGTGCTATTGTAATTGCTGATGTTTTAATAAGTAGTTTGGTAAACCCGAAGGAAGATTTATTGAATTTTATCAAGAGCCTTTCGACAAATAAAGACATTGACTACTCTGCAAAAATTGCAGCTTCTGAAAAATCGGTAGGATACAGAAATGTTGCCTTGTGTAATTTTATTAAGTCTTATGGGAACATATACAACGACCCTGAAGTGGTGCTAGATTTCTATTTCGATTTATGTTCGCTGGAATTGACTTGCGAACAGCTTTCTGAATTGTTTTTCTTTTTAGCCAATAACGGACAAACCAGACAAGGCAAGCAAATATTGACTAAGAGCCAATCGAAAAGAATTAATGCCTTAATGCAAACCTGTGGTTTTTATGACGAATCGGGTGAATTTGCTTTTAAGGTTGGACTCGCAGGGAAAAGTGGCGTTGGTGGTGGTATTATTGCCATACACCCTAATCAATATGCGATTGCAGTATGGAGCCCCAAATTGAATAAAAAAGGAAACTCATATAGAGGCATGCGCTTCTTAGAAGAGTTCACCACCCTTTCTGAACAGTCTATTTTTTAG
- a CDS encoding DEAD/DEAH box helicase, giving the protein MQFTDLQLNKSILKALTEERHHKPTLVQQKVIPLVLNKKDVIVAAQTGTGKTAAFALPIIHELSKEDDVEKRAKKIKALIVSPTRELAIQIEENFKAYSKYTNLRSTVIYGGMSTQPQKDVLEKGVDILIATPGRFIDLHKQGSIDVRQLKTFVLDEADLMLDMGFIDDVRKIEELCPRKKQTLLFSATMPDKVSDLAQSMLYKPEKVDISPAETTSTNIGQLLYYTPKKHKVDLCLHLLRNTIKGRIIIFRRTKFGVDKLEKTLQKNGYKATSIHGDKSQNLRNQAIEDFKNNKANILIATDVAARGIDVSKVDAVINVDLPNIPETYVHRIGRTGRAGKSGIAFSLCSADETSYIKAIQKFMDRTIKIIEAHPFPLAKPKKKKQPNTISKHKKGRKSEASKKKKKRWY; this is encoded by the coding sequence ATGCAGTTTACAGACTTACAACTCAATAAATCTATCTTAAAAGCGCTTACGGAAGAAAGGCATCACAAACCAACTTTAGTACAACAAAAAGTAATTCCGTTAGTACTCAATAAAAAAGATGTGATTGTAGCTGCACAAACAGGTACTGGTAAAACTGCTGCTTTTGCGTTACCTATCATTCATGAGCTTTCTAAGGAAGATGATGTTGAAAAAAGAGCAAAAAAAATCAAAGCTTTAATTGTAAGTCCTACTCGAGAACTAGCTATTCAAATTGAAGAAAATTTTAAAGCATACAGTAAGTACACCAACTTAAGAAGTACTGTTATATACGGTGGTATGTCTACACAACCTCAAAAAGATGTGTTAGAAAAAGGGGTAGATATTTTAATCGCTACACCAGGTCGTTTTATCGACTTGCATAAACAAGGTAGTATTGATGTTCGCCAACTGAAAACTTTTGTTTTAGATGAAGCTGATTTAATGTTAGATATGGGCTTTATTGACGATGTAAGAAAGATTGAAGAATTATGTCCGCGTAAAAAGCAAACCTTACTGTTTTCTGCAACAATGCCTGACAAAGTAAGTGACTTGGCTCAATCAATGTTGTACAAGCCAGAAAAGGTAGATATTTCTCCTGCAGAAACCACTTCAACTAACATTGGTCAATTACTGTATTACACTCCTAAAAAGCATAAGGTCGATTTGTGTTTGCACTTATTACGCAACACCATAAAAGGTCGTATTATTATATTTCGTCGTACCAAATTTGGGGTTGACAAATTGGAGAAAACTCTTCAAAAAAACGGATACAAAGCTACCAGTATACATGGTGATAAGTCACAAAACTTACGAAACCAAGCTATTGAGGATTTCAAAAACAACAAAGCCAACATTTTAATTGCTACCGATGTTGCTGCTCGTGGAATTGACGTTAGTAAAGTAGATGCGGTTATTAATGTTGACTTACCTAACATTCCTGAAACCTACGTACACCGAATTGGTAGAACTGGTAGAGCAGGTAAATCTGGAATCGCCTTTTCGCTATGTAGTGCCGATGAAACTTCGTACATTAAAGCTATTCAAAAGTTTATGGATAGAACTATAAAAATTATAGAAGCCCATCCATTCCCTCTAGCTAAACCAAAGAAGAAAAAACAACCCAATACCATTAGCAAACATAAAAAAGGAAGAAAATCAGAAGCTTCTAAAAAGAAGAAAAAACGCTGGTATTAA
- a CDS encoding ArsR/SmtB family transcription factor has protein sequence MGLTKSEIFSEEQNQLASIAKVLGHPARIAILQHLFKLNSCVCGDLVNEIGLAQPTISQHLKELKKTGIIKGTIEGTSVCYCINPAKWQETKTLLSSFLNLDIKDMSCC, from the coding sequence ATGGGATTAACTAAATCTGAAATTTTTTCTGAAGAGCAAAACCAATTGGCCTCTATTGCGAAAGTATTAGGACACCCTGCTCGTATTGCCATTTTACAACATTTATTCAAACTAAATTCTTGTGTTTGTGGTGATTTAGTAAATGAAATAGGTTTAGCGCAACCTACTATTTCGCAACATTTAAAAGAATTAAAAAAAACAGGAATTATTAAAGGAACTATTGAAGGCACAAGTGTTTGTTATTGCATAAATCCAGCTAAATGGCAAGAAACAAAAACTTTATTATCTTCATTTTTAAATCTTGACATAAAAGACATGTCGTGCTGCTAA
- a CDS encoding DUF6428 family protein, which yields MNLSEIKKHLENLKTIAFQLPDGSLVPNHFHVTEVGRVTKNFIDCGGVVRNEEVVNFQLWNANDYDHRLHPEKLISIIELSEKTLNISPNLEIEVEYQGSTIGKYGLDFDGTYFLLTTKQTDCLAKDNCGIPQEKPRVKLSDLQKQTTCEPNSGCC from the coding sequence ATGAATTTATCTGAAATAAAAAAACATCTAGAAAACTTAAAAACTATTGCTTTTCAACTTCCTGATGGTAGTTTGGTCCCTAACCATTTTCATGTAACGGAAGTTGGTAGAGTTACTAAAAACTTTATCGATTGTGGTGGAGTGGTAAGAAATGAAGAAGTGGTTAACTTTCAGCTTTGGAACGCAAATGATTATGATCATCGGTTACACCCTGAGAAACTAATATCTATTATAGAATTATCTGAAAAGACATTAAACATTTCACCTAACTTAGAAATTGAAGTGGAATATCAAGGAAGTACGATTGGTAAATACGGGCTAGATTTTGACGGAACCTACTTTTTACTAACAACAAAACAAACAGATTGTTTGGCGAAAGATAACTGCGGAATTCCACAAGAAAAACCAAGAGTAAAGCTATCTGACTTACAAAAACAAACTACTTGTGAACCTAACTCTGGATGCTGCTAA
- a CDS encoding low molecular weight phosphatase family protein, which translates to MKTQTSTLFTEIQQTLSSLPTVSEERKQVLQPLISYIQEKLDNKGLINLNFICTHNSRRSHLSQVWAQTITFYYQIPNVNAYSGGTEATEMNEIVVSTLVDNGFQIQQLSDGTNPIYAVKYADNASPIIGFSKKYDNGFNPSSAFCAIMTCSQADEGCPFIAGADKRVPVTYEDPKLHDGTPLEKEKYLERSLQIAAEMHYVFSSVKA; encoded by the coding sequence ATGAAAACACAAACCTCAACACTATTTACTGAAATACAACAAACTCTTTCAAGTTTACCAACTGTTTCGGAAGAGCGAAAACAAGTTTTACAACCGCTTATAAGTTACATTCAAGAAAAACTGGATAATAAAGGACTTATAAACCTGAATTTTATTTGTACTCATAATTCAAGAAGAAGTCATTTGTCGCAAGTATGGGCACAAACGATAACTTTTTATTATCAAATACCAAATGTAAACGCATACTCTGGCGGTACAGAAGCTACAGAGATGAACGAAATAGTAGTAAGCACTTTGGTTGATAACGGATTTCAAATTCAACAATTATCTGATGGAACAAATCCTATATACGCGGTAAAATATGCTGATAACGCATCACCTATTATAGGTTTTTCTAAAAAGTATGATAATGGCTTTAATCCAAGCTCAGCTTTTTGCGCTATCATGACTTGTTCACAAGCCGATGAGGGTTGTCCATTCATTGCTGGTGCTGATAAAAGAGTACCTGTTACTTATGAAGACCCTAAACTACATGATGGTACACCTTTAGAAAAAGAGAAATACTTAGAGCGTAGCCTACAAATTGCTGCTGAAATGCACTATGTTTTTTCTTCTGTAAAAGCTTAA